The window TCTGGCAAGGTAAATCTTTGTTTTCACGGGTAGTAAAGGCAAAAAGTATCCCCCTTGAAGTTGCCTTCTGTGAAAGCAGCAGACCTGAAATGTCTATGCAATATCATTACCAGGTAGAATCTTTTATGCTTCTTTAAACCTTCCTTAACGATTTCTTAACGAAGTTAAAGCAAGCACCCATCCAACTCAACTATCAATCACCCTTTATTCATACGGTATAAACCAACAACACCAGAAAGCGAAAAAAAATACTCTCTGGTGACTTTATTCTTTTTCTGCTACCAAATATTTGTTAATCAGTTCCTGTTTTTTTGCGATATGCGGCGGATGAAATTCCCGTATCGTTCCCATATCGCGATACGAGAACGATACGGGAGTCATATCGGAGGATTATGGAGAAAATTTCGGGCTCCGAGGTTATGGAACAGTGGACAATGCAACCAAAAAATTTGGGAAAAAACATACAAGTGAAGGAGAAAAAATAGGCAAAACTTTTCTTATAGCGTTGGGTTACTATTGCATTATTTGGATTTAATATATTCCCACGAACTACGGAACTTTCGGGTAAAGTTTCTATTGCTCTCTCAATTTCTTCTTTAAAAAGGAATTTCTTGTTTCTTACACTTCCAGCAGCTATGTTTTGCCCATAAGTGAAATGAATTATAAGGTAAAGTAGCAAGAAATTTGATTGACGGTTTTAAGCCCTGTATTTTTTGAGAAAAATAAAATAATTTTAACATCCTGGAGGAAAAATGACATATCGTGTGCTCGCTGTTAATCCCGGTTCAACATCAACTAAAATTGCTGTTTATGACGACAGCACTTCCGTTTTTGAAAAAACCTTGCGGCACGATCCCGAAGAATTAAATCAATTCGGTGATCTTTTCAATCAGACCGATTTTCGGAAGGCATTAGTAATGGAAGCGATGGAAGAAAATAATGTCCATCCTCAAACCTTGAATGCTATTGTTGGTAGAGGCGGATTAGTTCGTGCCGTAAGTGGCGGAACCTGGAAAGTAAATGCAGCAATGTTACGAGATTTGAAGGACATAACAATTTGGGGAAGAAGCCATGCTTCAAATTTAGGTGCCTTCATTGCCAAAGCTATTGCCGAGCCGCTTGGCATACCCTATTTTATAGTTGATCCTGTAGCAACTGACGAATTGGAAGATATAGCTCGCTTGGCAGGTATTCCGGAAATTGAACATAAAAGTTTGTTTCATGCTTTGAATATTCGTTATATTTGCCGGCTACTGGCGGAAAAATTATCTATTCCTTTAAACAGGGCTAATTTTATCGGAGTGCACTTGGGAGGTGGAATTTCCGTTGCTGCAATAAAAAACGGCAGAGTAGTAGATGTAAATAACGCTCTTTTAGGGACAGGACCTTTTTCTCCTCAAAGAGCCGGCTCACTTCCCATTGGTGATTTAATTGATATGTGCTATTCAGGAAAATATACGAAAAAAGAACTTACAACCTATCTTTCCAAAGGTGCAGGACTTATGGCTTATTTAGGAACCGATAGCGGAATTGAAGTTGGCAAAAGAGTGGAGGCAGGTGACCCTAAAGCAAAACTTGTTTTAGATGCTATGTGCTACAGAATTTCGCGTGAAATAGGTTCCTGTGCTGCAGTGCTTGCCGGAAAAGTAGAAGGCATATATCTTAGTGGCGGTTTAGTATATAATGATTATATTGTGAATTTCATTACAGAACATACTAAGTTTATTGCTCCGATCTACCTGTATCCCGGAGAAAAAGAAATGGAAGCACTCTGCCAAGGAGGGATAAGAATTTTAAACGGAACTGAAGAAGCCAAGGAATATCCCTATTGAAATATTTCCTGATTACCCTTCTGCTTACAATCGGCATTTATCTTAATGCGGAAAATTGGACTGTCCTTGTTTATATGGCTGCTGATAATAATTTGGCGGAAATGGGCAAATTAGATATTAATACAATGGAAAGCGTTGCCCAACCTGCGAATTTGAACTTAATTGTTCAAGCTGATTTTCCTGAAGGAGCGAAACGCTATAAAATTCAGCAGGATAATTCGGAACAGATAACTTCACCGATTTTAGCCAATTTGGGTAATATTAACAGTGGCGATCCCAATACTTTGAACAGTTTCATAAAATGGGGTTACAACCGCTATCCTACTCAGCGCAAAATGCTTATTATCTGGTCTCATGGAGATAGTTGGTTTAAAGCCAACACGGGCAAATGGATTTGTCCTGATGATAATGCTCAAGACCTGATAAGCGTTGCCGGGGGAGAACTGGTTTTAGCTTTTACCGGTATTCCTCGTTTGGATATTTTGCTTTTTGATGCTTGCAGTATGCAAAGCATTGAAGTAATTAGTGAGGTCTATTCTTATGCCGATTATGTTATCGGCTCGGAAGATTCCGTTCCCCAAAACGGTTTTCCTTATGAGGACATAATCCCTCTTTTTGGAGGTGACTTTACTCAGCTTTTAGCCGAGATTCCGGAACTATATGTTTCTTCCTATCTGCCGGGAGAAGGGATTAACGAAGGATGGAACTATTGGGCTGTTACCTGCTCTGTAATTAAAACGGAATTAGTGCCTCAATTTGTCCAACAAATTAAAAACTTTGCCGTTAATCAAAGAAATATGGCTCCCAAATATTTTCCGGTGCGCAATTCCTGCTATTCTATGAATACAGGACTTGCAGATATTGATATCAGAGATTTTTTGGAAAAGGCAAAAACGGTTTACGATAGCGGTGCTCAAAATTTACTCTCCCTGTGGAATTCAATGGTTATTAGCAGTGCTTTTACCAATCCTGAAGAAATTGGCAATATTGGCACCGCTGCAATTTGGTTTCCCGATAGCAGATTCAATTTTGAAAACGGCTGGAAACAATATCTGAAGCTGGAATTTGCTCACTCCCGTTGGCTCGGTTTTGTAAATGCAGCTCTGGGAGACGATACTTTTCCTCCCGAAAAACCAAAACTACTGTCCCAAAACCTTATTTATAAGACCTTGCAAATTTTCCTGCAGGCAAACCCCGATCCCGATTCCCTATACTATGAAATAACTATAGACGAAGGACAGCATTATCAATATTTACACACCTCTCCAGAAGATGCTGTAATTTTAATTATGCTGCAAATAGACCAGCCCGGAACTTATCAAATAAAAGCTATTGATCAAAGCGGAAACAAAAGCGAACCCTTAATCGGAAATTATGATTATCAGGAACCGCAAATGTCCGTTATGATTAACCCCAATCCTGTTTCCCCTAATTCTGCGGCTGTCTTAAGATGGTGGGCAAATGAAGGTCTGCAAGGGAACATTCAATTGGAAATTTATAACTTGAAAGGACAGAAAGTGCTAAGTAAATGTTTGGGAAAAGTGCTTGCCGGAGAAGGAAATTTCTTGCTTAACTCCGAACCGAAATTTGGCTCTCTGCCTGCCGGAGTGTATTTTTTAAGGTTGCATTTGGGTGATATGAAATTTACCCGTAAATTTACTATCTTATACTAAAATTATGCGCTTGAGAATATTGTGGATAACCTGTGGATAAGTTTTGTGGAAAACCTTCTACAAAATATAACCTCCATAATTTGCAGATAGATATAAAAAGGGACTTATCCACCACCCTTGTGGATAACTTCCTATCTGCTTAAAAAATATGAGAACTTGAGATTAAGGATAATTGATGATAAAAAAAATTGCCTACCCTCAGCTGAGTAATGAACGCCTGCGCTATCTTGCCAAACTGAAACAAAAGAAATATCGCTTGCAGGAAGAACTGGTAATCGTTGAAGGTAAAAGAACATTGGCACAGCTTTTTACTTGGGGAATTAAACCCCGGGAATTATACCTCGTTGAAGGTGAGCCAACTGTCTCCACAGAAATTATTTATACAGTTTCGGAGCAGGGAATGAAACGACTTTGTGATTCTGAACAGCCGCAAAAAATAGCAGGCCTTTTCTCCCTGCCCAAACCCCGGAAAACAGCTTTTCAGAAGGCATTTTATCTGGATGATATTAGCGATCCCGGAAATTTGGGAACAATTTTCAGAATTGCCGCTGCTTTTAATATTGATTGTTTAATCCTATCTCCTGATAGCTGTGAAGTAAGCTCTCCTAAAGTGATTCGTACCTCTTTGGGAGCTGTTTATCAAGTTCCATTTATCTTTTGTAAGGCGGAAAATCTGCAGAAGCTGAAAGCATCTGTCTTTGCTTTAGATATGCAAGGGAAAATTCCTTTGGCTAATTTCACTCCTCCTGCAGAACCATTCATTGTTGCTTTGGGCAATGAAACTAAGGGTCTGTCTGAGGAAGTTTTGCAGATAGCCAAAAAAATAATCTCTATTCCTATGCCGGGGAAAATGGAATCCCTGAATGTATCTGCCTCTGCTGCCGTTTTAGCTTACATCCTTAGTCAGAACTAATTTGATGTAACTACTGAATAGAAATTATAATCTATTTGTTTTTCAGTAATCCTTTTTTAGTAACAAACTCTAAAACATAATCACTATCCTGGCATTTTTCCAGGATGTCATAATTATTTTTCAGAAAGGGTATTTTTTTAAGGGAAATACTTTTCTGATCTAAAATCTCTATGAGGACAGTAGGAACGAAATACAAATCAAAAGTATTATTATTCAGAGCTTTTACACCAATGACCACATCAGCCGTTTTAGAGGATTGGATATAAGTTTTTGCCGATGATTTATACTCTCTATCTACACCACCTCTACTACCGCCGGTAAATGATATTTGCTTAGAAGAAGTTTTAACTTGAGCTCTTATTATCTTTTCTTTACCATCATCAGGAAGAACAATAATAATATCATAAGGTGATAGAGGCAAATCAACCAACGATACATTCTGGAATTTCTTCATTAGTAAACCGACGACGATATGCTCATTTGCAAAGCCCTCAACCGCTGCCTGTTTTCCTTTTTCTTCTTTTATCTCAGGCATTTTCTCGTTTCCTCAAAACAATTATGTAGTCCCGATTGATTCTTTCTTCCCTCGGGACTTTGATAAAATGCTTTATTATTTCTGAAATAAACCATATTTCAATATCAAAACCTACTTGTTCAGCAAGTAGGCAAATATATTTCCATGTCTCAAATAAATATCCTCTGATTCTATTATTACCAACAGCAATAACATATCTCTTTCCTGGTTTTAGCAAACGAAATACTTCGCTCAGATTATCTTTCATATCTACTAAGTATTTATAAGCAATAA is drawn from Candidatus Cloacimonas sp. and contains these coding sequences:
- the buk gene encoding butyrate kinase, whose protein sequence is MTYRVLAVNPGSTSTKIAVYDDSTSVFEKTLRHDPEELNQFGDLFNQTDFRKALVMEAMEENNVHPQTLNAIVGRGGLVRAVSGGTWKVNAAMLRDLKDITIWGRSHASNLGAFIAKAIAEPLGIPYFIVDPVATDELEDIARLAGIPEIEHKSLFHALNIRYICRLLAEKLSIPLNRANFIGVHLGGGISVAAIKNGRVVDVNNALLGTGPFSPQRAGSLPIGDLIDMCYSGKYTKKELTTYLSKGAGLMAYLGTDSGIEVGKRVEAGDPKAKLVLDAMCYRISREIGSCAAVLAGKVEGIYLSGGLVYNDYIVNFITEHTKFIAPIYLYPGEKEMEALCQGGIRILNGTEEAKEYPY
- a CDS encoding clostripain-related cysteine peptidase, producing the protein MKYFLITLLLTIGIYLNAENWTVLVYMAADNNLAEMGKLDINTMESVAQPANLNLIVQADFPEGAKRYKIQQDNSEQITSPILANLGNINSGDPNTLNSFIKWGYNRYPTQRKMLIIWSHGDSWFKANTGKWICPDDNAQDLISVAGGELVLAFTGIPRLDILLFDACSMQSIEVISEVYSYADYVIGSEDSVPQNGFPYEDIIPLFGGDFTQLLAEIPELYVSSYLPGEGINEGWNYWAVTCSVIKTELVPQFVQQIKNFAVNQRNMAPKYFPVRNSCYSMNTGLADIDIRDFLEKAKTVYDSGAQNLLSLWNSMVISSAFTNPEEIGNIGTAAIWFPDSRFNFENGWKQYLKLEFAHSRWLGFVNAALGDDTFPPEKPKLLSQNLIYKTLQIFLQANPDPDSLYYEITIDEGQHYQYLHTSPEDAVILIMLQIDQPGTYQIKAIDQSGNKSEPLIGNYDYQEPQMSVMINPNPVSPNSAAVLRWWANEGLQGNIQLEIYNLKGQKVLSKCLGKVLAGEGNFLLNSEPKFGSLPAGVYFLRLHLGDMKFTRKFTILY
- a CDS encoding RNA methyltransferase, producing MIKKIAYPQLSNERLRYLAKLKQKKYRLQEELVIVEGKRTLAQLFTWGIKPRELYLVEGEPTVSTEIIYTVSEQGMKRLCDSEQPQKIAGLFSLPKPRKTAFQKAFYLDDISDPGNLGTIFRIAAAFNIDCLILSPDSCEVSSPKVIRTSLGAVYQVPFIFCKAENLQKLKASVFALDMQGKIPLANFTPPAEPFIVALGNETKGLSEEVLQIAKKIISIPMPGKMESLNVSASAAVLAYILSQN